In Siniperca chuatsi isolate FFG_IHB_CAS linkage group LG16, ASM2008510v1, whole genome shotgun sequence, the following proteins share a genomic window:
- the nt5e gene encoding 5'-nucleotidase, producing MGAVRPERCALPRLCLHLCLLLLQGSSVSTSASWDLVLLHTNDVHARVEQTSKHSGKCGSSGGCFAGVARRATMIKKIRSSESNVLLLDAGDQFQGTVWFNYYKGAEAAHFMNKLRYDAMVFGNHEFDNGVEGLMKPFMEEIKCPVLSANIKTDETLARTFGNSYLPFKIFTVGSERVGVVGYTSQETPALSRPGPHLRFEDEVNALQLQVNKLQTLGVNKIIALGHSGFTVDQKIAKKVRGVDVVIGGHSNTFLFTGPPPSSEFPAGPYPFMVESDDGRQVPVVQAYAFGKYLGYLKVTFDDAGNVVQSTGNPILLDSSVQEDPEVLADVEEWKKNLANYSAQVVGKTLVFLNGTAEECRFRECNLGNLICDAMIDNNIRFSDDAQWNHVSACMLNGGGVRASVDERTRNGSITMEDLISVLPFGGTFDLVQLKGSTLRKAFEHSVRRYGQSSGEFLQVSGFHAEFDLAKPPGQRVKSLRILCTKCQVPHYEPVEDDTVYKVALPSYMVTGGDGFSMIRNETLKHDSGDLDISVVSSYITQRKIVYPSVEERIKIYNAASGLRGQTAPLVLLVSLGLLWTLCGSM from the exons ATGGGAGCGGTGCGCCCGGAGCGGTGCGCTCTGCCGCGGCTCTGCCTCCACCTCTGCCTCCTGCTCCTGCAGGGCTCCTCTGTGTCCACCTCAGCGTCCTGGGACCTGGTTCTCCTCCACACCAACGACGTACACGCCCGGGTGGAGCAGACCAGCAAGCACTCCGGGAAATGCGGCAGCAGCGGCGGGTGTTTCGCCGGGGTGGCCCGGAGAGCCACGATGATCAAGAAGATCCGCAGCAGCGAGAGCAACGTGCTGCTGCTGGACGCCGGAGACCAGTTCCAGGGGACCGTCTGGTTCAATTACTACAAGGGAGCCGAGGCTGCACATTTCATGAACAAGCTGCGTTATGATGCCATG GTTTTTGGAAATCATGAGTTTGACAACGGAGTGGAAGGACTCATGAAGCCGTTCATGGAGGAAATCAAGTGCCCTGTTCTCAGCGCTAACATCAAAACAGACGAAACCCTGGCCCGGACGTTTGGCAACTCTTATTTACCTTTTAAGATATTTACAGTTGGCAGTGAGAGGGTGGGCGTGGTGGGATACACGTCACAGGAAACTCCTGCTCTGTCCAGACCTG GACCGCACCTGCGGTTCGAGGACGAGGTGAACGCTCTGCAGCTGCAGGTGAACAAACTGCAGACGCTGGGAGTCAATAAGATCATCGCTCTGGGTCACTCGGGCTTCACTGTGGATCAGAAGATCGCCAAGAAGGTCCGCGGAGTCGACGTGGTCATCGGTGGACACAGCAACACTTTCCTCTTCACAG gaCCACCTCCTTCCTCTGAGTTCCCGGCCGGTCCTTATCCGTTTATGGTGGAATCAGACGACGGGCGGCAGGTTCCAGTCGTGCAGGCCTACGCCTTTGGAAAATATTTGGGTTATCTGAAGGTGACATTTGATGATGCTGGGAATGTAGTGCAGTCCACAGGAAACCCCATACTGCTGGACAGCAGCGTCCAAGAGG ATCCAGAAGTTCTCGCCGATGTGGAGGAATGGAAAAAGAATCTGGCCAACTACTCGGCTCAGGTGGTGGGAAAGACTCTGGTCTTCCTCAACGGGACCGCCGAAGAGTGTCGATTTCGGGAATGCAACCTGGGAAACCTCATCTGTGATGCTATG ATCGACAACAACATCAGATTCTCAGACGATGCCCAGTGGAACCACGTCAGCGCCTGCATGTTAAACGGAGGAGGCGTCCGCGCGTCCGTTGACGAGCGCACCAGGAACG GTTCGATCACCATGGAGGACCTGATCTCCGTCTTACCTTTCGGAGGAACCTTCGACCTGGTGCAGCTGAAGGGCTCCACGCTGAGGAAAGCTTTCGAACACTCAGTGAGACGATACGGCCAGAGCAGCGGAGAATTCCTTCAAGTGTCCG GATTTCATGCAGAGTTTGACCTCGCCAAACCCCCGGGGCAGCGCGTGAAGAGCCTCAGAATCCTCTGCACAAAATGCCAAGTTCCTCACTACGAACCCGTTGAGGACGACACGGTTTATAAAGTGGCGCTGCCGTCCTACATGGTGACGGGCGGAGACGGATTCTCCATGATCAGGAACGAGACGCTCAAGCACGACAGCG GTGATTTGGACATCTCAGTCGTGTCCAGCTACATCACGCAAAGAAAGATTGTTTATCCATCTGTTGAAGAACGCATCAAGATCTACAACGCAGCTTCTGGACTGCGGGGGCAAACAGCTCCACTGGTTTTACTGGTTTCACTGGGGCTGCTCTGGACTCTGTGTGGCAGCATGTAA